The genomic segment AATCTGAATACTAGTTTGTATAAGGTGAGATGTGTGTCGGGCGTGCCTAAGGCTCATTGAGGGTTTTTATGTTGGATTATTTTAAATATAAAAGTCTGGGTCGCATAAGGGTTTCTATTCTTTTATTTTTTTCTTTATTAAATATTTCGAATATATATGCGGGACCAAGTAGATTTGTGCAAGCAAACTCTTCCGATGCGAATGTGATCCAGGATAAGTCAACCAGTTTGTATTGGCAGAAATGTATTTATCCAATGAAATGGGATACTTCGACTTCCACCTCTCAGTGTAAGGTCCCGACTCCTGCTCCTAGTTCACCTTATATAAATGCTTCCGCAGTCACCTGGAGTCAGGTAAAGAATAAGAATCTTTGTAAGTATTACGGTTCGAATTGGAGGACTCCTACCATCGCTGAATTAAAATCTTTGGTGGAGAGGTCCCAATACAATCCTGCTTTGGATGGTATTTTTGATCCGGGTGCGGCAGCTAGTTCTTCTTCGAGTAGCTCGGGGAACGGTATGCCAGATTTCTTTTGGTCTAGCACTTCGTACGGAGCGGATACGAATTACGCTTGGACAGTGAATTTTTATTACGGGTATATCTATCATACCTCGGCCAAAGTGAATAATTATTATCTTAGATGCGTAACTAACGTTTATCCTTGAACAAATATATCAAAGGTGTTTTCCGAATGAATCGATTGAAGACTCTATCCTTAGCATGTTTACTTTTCGGAGCGATCTTTCCATTTTCGGATGGAGCAAATTCCCAATCGGTGAGTGTGCCTGATCTGAATGTGCAGAGTTTTAGTCCTTATTGGCAGCAGCAATTGCAGGGTTCGTATTCGGTAGCCAATTCAATGCAGGATATAACTCATTGGGATGCTTTTATTCTGCAAAGTTATTCCATTTTGCAATCGGAATGGCAGGCACAGGTTCAGGCTCAGATCCAAGCGGCAGTTGCAGGTGTTAATACTCAGGATAGTTTTCAGAGCGTTCAGGATTATAAAAATTATGTATATGATTCCATGGAGAGTCAGGCTGCGGCTTTTCTTTCGACCTGGCAGGTTGCTGCAGAATCTTCCATTGAGGCTCAGAGAAATACTTTTATAGATACGTATTATAGCGGGAATGCGGCTCAGGTTGCGAATTTAAAAAGCCAATTTGACCAACAGTTTGCGGATCTGATTAACGGAAATAGTCCGACTTTAGGCTCGGGTTCGAATTCGGACACAAGCTTTTTGACGAATGCTCAGACTTCTCTTTTACAATTGGAGCAAGAATGGTATGCTCAATTCAATTCAAATCTATCGACAG from the Leptospira saintgironsiae genome contains:
- a CDS encoding DUF1566 domain-containing protein, which produces MQANSSDANVIQDKSTSLYWQKCIYPMKWDTSTSTSQCKVPTPAPSSPYINASAVTWSQVKNKNLCKYYGSNWRTPTIAELKSLVERSQYNPALDGIFDPGAAASSSSSSSGNGMPDFFWSSTSYGADTNYAWTVNFYYGYIYHTSAKVNNYYLRCVTNVYP